The DNA segment AGGCTATCTGAACGTCGCGATAGGCGTTCTCTGTGGTCTTGGAGATCTCGGCGTTGATGAGGGACGTGGCGTGAATGTTACCCTTCACTATCATCCTATAATATTCCGCACCGGTGGCCGCGGAGCGCTCGTCGTATGCTCCCAGTATCCGGTCGTATTCCTTGATGTTGCGAAGCAGACGCCCGGGCATGACCCTTTCCGGGCAATGCACCAACAAGTAATCCGTTCCCGGTTCGAACCCCCGTTGCTCCCTTATCAGCGGGACGACCACCTTCTCCATGGTCCCCGGGGGTATGGTGGACTCGATGGAAAGCAGGGCTCCCTTCTTCATGTGCTTGGCGATACTGGTCACCGCGCTGCGCAGGGCCTTGAGATTAGGGTTCTTGTTCTCGTCCACCGGCGAATCGACGGAGACGAAGATGGCGTCCGCCTTGCTCAGGACGGACGGGTCAAGGTCGGCGTACAACAATCCCTTGTCGTGCACTTCGCTCAGCAGCTCGCTCAAACCTGGCTCGGCCCCTTCGATGGGGTTTACGCCGCGGTTTATCTTGTCCACCTTCACAGCGTCGATGTCGTTCCCGTAGGTCTTGAATCCCACAGATGCGAACGAACAGGCCAAGGGCAGTCCGACGTATCCAAGACCGACCACGGCCACGATTCTCCCGAGCATGAAGGGGGAATCAATGGACTTGGTTAAAAGACCTTTGACAGTCGAAAAATGAACGATCAGCTTTTCTTGGTCGGCCTGGCCGGGTTGCCTACGACGGTCGTTCCGGGTGCGACGTCCTTGGTCACCACTGCGCCAGCTCCAATCGTAGACCCTTCTCCGATGGTCACGCCGCAGACTATAATCGCCCCGGCCCCGATGGAAGCGCCCTTCCTGACCACCGTGGGCGTGATGCTCCAGTCGCCCACGGCGTGCGGGTGCAGGTCGTTGGTGAATGTCGCCCTTGGACCAACGAAGACCTCGTCCTCGATGGTGACCCCTGAGGGAATGAAGGCGAAGGCCTCGATCTTGCAACGGTCACCGATGGTAACACCACGCTGGATCTCCACGAAGGCGGCGATGCGGCATCCGTTGCCGATCTTGCAGCCGTAGAGGTTGACGTAATCGCGCACTATGGTGTCATCGCCTATCTGGCAATCGACGATGGAGTAGTACTTGGCCATCAGCTTCATGTTACGTCATCCCACAGCGGTCTCAATGAATAAATAATAATCATCCTTCAGACGACGCGATCAAATATTCCGCTATCCAAACCGTTGATTTATAGGTCGGACCGTTCGAGGATTTTCACTATCCGCTCGGAGACCTTCTTGTCCCCGTAACTTACATGGCGCTCCTTCCGCGGCCTTTCTCTGGCCAGGGCCTCGGTTATTTTTTCATTATGGGCGCCCACCAGCACGTTCCAGCCGTCCTCCAGCGTCTCCACCCATTCCGTCTCGTCCCGCACGGTGACGCAGGGCACGCCGAAGAAGTAGGCCTCCTTCTGCACGCCGCCGGA comes from the Methanomassiliicoccales archaeon genome and includes:
- a CDS encoding nucleotide sugar dehydrogenase, whose product is MLGRIVAVVGLGYVGLPLACSFASVGFKTYGNDIDAVKVDKINRGVNPIEGAEPGLSELLSEVHDKGLLYADLDPSVLSKADAIFVSVDSPVDENKNPNLKALRSAVTSIAKHMKKGALLSIESTIPPGTMEKVVVPLIREQRGFEPGTDYLLVHCPERVMPGRLLRNIKEYDRILGAYDERSAATGAEYYRMIVKGNIHATSLINAEISKTTENAYRDVQIAFANEVALICEELGADVFEVRKLVNTCPFRDMHIPGSGVGGYCLPKDPWLLLSAAKHSKKEVMPAARKMNEYMPLHMIGLVWKALEEKGVKDRARIAIMGLSFLRDSDDTRNSPSLVIINGLMEKNDLIVHDPFVQKPYKVEMVRDTDAALKGADCAVFVTDHSCYKDLDLEKVKKLMRTPIIVDGRNIFNADKCRKLGFSYKGVGKG
- a CDS encoding DapH/DapD/GlmU-related protein; this encodes MGDWSITPTVVRKGASIGAGAIIVCGVTIGEGSTIGAGAVVTKDVAPGTTVVGNPARPTKKS